The region GGTAAGGTCGAGTTCCGCGTCGAAAAGGCCGGTATCGTCCACGCCCCGGTAGGGAAGGTGTCCTTCGACGCCGAGAGCCTCAAGGGCAACGTGCTGGCGCTGGTCGAAGCGCTGGTGAAGGCCAAGCCTTCCGCCGCCAAAGGCACTTATATCAAGAAGATCTCCCTCTCCTCCACCATGGGGGCCGGGATTAACCTCGATATCAGCGAAGTGACGGCACAGATCTAGTCGTCCCGCTGTAACGATTCTGCAGCCAAAGTCAAAGACAGCAGGCGCACGCACAGCTTAATCCGGTGATGCGGCCGGACCTGCCGAGACTTGGGTAACGTAAGGCTCACTCCTTGCGCTTCCTGACTTTGGCCGGGGCTTTGCCCCAGATACCAAAAGAAAGGAGGAAGTCGCTTGAACAAGAATAGCAAGCAGGAACTGGTAACCGAGATGCATGAGCGGCTCACACGCGCCAAGGCGGTCTTTCTGGCCGATTTCCGCGGCATGAGCGTGGGACAGGCCACCAGCCTTCGCAACGAGCTGCGCGGCGCATCCGTCGAGTACAAGGTATTCAAGAATACCCTGCTCGACCTGGCCGCCAAGGGCACGGACGCCGAACCGCTCAGCCCGTATCTGGCAGGGCCGACCGCCGTCGCCATCACGTATGACGATCCGGTCAGCGCCGCCAAGGTGCTCAGCAAATTCGCCAAGGACCCCCAGGGCAAATTCGTCCTGAAGGCCGGCGTTCTTTCCGGCAAACTGCTGGACGTGAAGCAGATCCAGGCATTGGCAGACCTGCCCTCGCGTGAGGTCCTCATCGCCAAGATGCTGGGCTCCATGCAGGCGCCCGCCACCAACTTCGTCGGCGTGCTTGCGGCACTGCCGAGTTCGCTGGTTCGCGCCCTGGACGCCATTCGCGCCCAGAAGGCCGGCAACTAGCCACCCAATTGACAACTACGCTACATTAAACCTATCGGAGGATTATTTACATGGCTATCACCAAGGAAGAAGTAATCAGCTTTATCGAAAATATGACCGTGCTCGAGCTTTCCGAACTCGTTAAGGAACTCGAAGACAAATTCGGCGTGTCCGCTGCCGCTCCGGTTGCCGTTGCCGCTGCTGCCGGCCCCGCTGCCTCTGCCGAGCCCGCTGAAGAGAAGACCGAATTCGACGTCATTCTCAAGGCTGCCGGCGCCAACAAGATCAATGTCATCAAGGTTGTCCGCGCACTGACCAGCCTCGGCCTGAAAGAAGCCAAGGACCTGGTTGACGGCGCCCCCGGCACCGTGAAGACCGGCGTTTCCAAGCAGGAAGCCGAAGATGCCAAAAAACAGCTGGTTGAAGCCGGCGCCGAAGTCGAGATCAAATAGTACGCCGTACCTTAATAGAAATGTAAGCCAAGGTCGCCTTGAGCGGCCTTGGCTTGTGCTGTTTCAACAAATCCCCTCCCGTTCTGGTAGTCTGTAAATCCGGCTAGTTACGCGTTTGCCGGATGCCTTGATGATACTCGCCAAAGGAGAAGCTATGGCTTATTCGATCGCCAATAACCACTTGTTGCGTAAAAACTTTGCCAAGATTAAAAATATCATTGATATTCCCAATCTGATTGACATACAAAAAAACTCCTACCACCGTTTCCTGCAACAGGAGGTTGCACCCGAATCCCGGAAAAACATCGGCCTCGAAGCCGTTTTCAGAAGCGTGTTCCCCATCAAGGACTTCAGCGAGAGCGCGTCGTTGGAGTACGTTTCCTATACGCTCAACAAGCCGAAATACGATGTGGAGGAATGTCATCAACGCGGGATGACCTTTGCTGCGCCCATGAAGGTCAAGGTGCGCCTGGTCATCTGGGAATCCGGCAAGGAAACCGGCGTCAGGGCGATCAAGGATATCAAGGAGCAGGAGGTCTATTTCGGCGAGATTCCGCTGATGACCGATAACGGGACGTTCATCATCAACGGCACGGAGCGCGTCATTGTCAGCCAGTTGCACCGCTCCCCCGGCGTGTTCTACGATCACGACAAGGGCAAGACCCACTCCAGCGGCAAAGTTCTCTACTCGGCAAGGGTGATCCCGTACCGCGGATCATGGCTTGATTTCGAGTTTGACCATAAAGACATTCTCTACGTGCGTATCGACCGCCGGCGCAAGATGCCGGCAACGGTATTGCTCAAGGCCCTCGGCTATTCGGTCGAGCAACTCCTCAACTATTACTACAAGAGCGAAGAGATCTTCATCAACGGCGAGTCCCTCACCAAGGGCATCGATCCCGAACTGCTCACCCTGCAGAAGTCCACGGTGGACGTGGTTGACCCCAAGAGCGGCGAGGTGATCGTCAAGGCCAACCGTAAATACACCAAGGCCTCCATCAAGAAGCTCTCCGAGCACGGCATCAAGACCGTGCCGGTTGCCGCCGACGGCGTCATTGGCCGTTATGCCTCGTCGGACATCATCGACCCCGCCACCGGTGAAGTCCTCGTAGAGTGCAACGAGGAGGTGACCGCCGCCAAATTCGACGAGATCACGGCCCGGGGCGTGCAGAGCTTCAGCGTGCTCTTCATCGACAACCTGCACATCACCTCGTCCTTCCGCGACACCCTGTTGGTGGACAAGGTGGCCAGCACCGACGAGGCGCTGATCGAGATCTACCGCCGCCTGCGTCCGGGCGATCCCCCGACCCTGAAGAGTTCTCTGGCGCTGTTCGACAACCTGTTCTTCAACCCGGAACGGTACGACCTGTCAGCCGTGGGGCGCCTCAAACTGAATTACAAGCTCGGCCTCAAGGTCTGGCCGGATTGCACGGTGCTCAACGCCCCAAGCCAGCTGGCCGTGGAGGACATCCTGAATCCCCAGGAGCTTGTGGCCCGTCTTGCCAAGGGTGAGGACCAGTTCTCCCAGTACCTGATGATGAAGCTTCCCGCGGAACTGGTGAAAACGCTCAAGAAGAGCGACCTTGCCCAGCCGGTGCCCGAAAAGCTGGTGGAGCAGGTGGTCCAGGAATTCAACAACCTCTTCAAGGACCACGACTTCTTCCAGAAGGACGTTTTCGCCCCCATGGCCCTGAGCGCAGCGACCGTCAAACTGTCCGAGGTGATCGACCAGGGCGTGTTCGACGAGAACCGCCGCGCCATTGAGATCCTGCGCCGCAACCGGATGATCTTCGAGGACCTGTACGCCGATCTCATCGCCGCGTCGTCCAAGAACGACATTCTGGAGATCGTCCGGTACCTGATCGACCTGAAAAACGGTCGCGGCACCATCGACGACATCGACCACCTGGGCAACCGCCGGGTGCGCGCCGTGGGCGAACTCCTGGAGAACCAGTACCGCATCGGCCTGGTGCGCATGGAGCGCGCCATCAAGGAGCGCATGAGTCTGCAGGAGGTGGAAAACCTCATGCCCCACGACCTGATCAACTCCAAACCGGTTTCGGCCGTGGTCAAGGAGTTCTTCGGTTCGTCCCAGCTCTCCCAGTTCATGGACCAGACGAATCCGCTGTCCGAGGTTACCCACAAGCGCCGTCTTTCGGCCCTCGGACCTGGCGGCCTGACCCGCGAGCGCGCCGGCTTCGAAGTCCGCGACGTTCATCCGACCCACTACGGCCGCGTCTGCCCGATCGAAACGCCTGAAGGTCCGAACATCGGCCTGATCGCCTCCCTTTCCACCTATGCCCGCATCAACGAGCACGGCTTCGTGGAAACCCCGTATCGCATCGTCCAGGACGGCAAGCTGACCAGCGAGGTCCGCTTCTTCTCGGCCCTGGAGGAGGAGGGGCACGCCATCGCCCAGGCCAACGCCGAGGTGGACAAGAGCGGCCGCTTCGTCAACGACTACGTCTCGGCCCGCAAGAGCGGCGAGTTCATCCTGGTGCATCGCGACGAGATCGAGCTGATGGACGTGGCCCCGAAGCAGTTGGTGTCGGTCGCCGCCGCCCTGATTCCGTTCCTGGAAAACGACGACGCCAACCGCGCCCTGATGGGCTCCAACATGCAGCGCCAGGCCGTGCCCCTGCTGCGGGCCGACTCCCCCCTGGTCGGCACCGGCATGGAGCGGATCGTGGCCAAGGACTCCGGTGTTTCCGTCATCGCCCGCCACAAGGGTGAGGTGGAGTCGGTGGACGCCTCCCGCATCGTCATCAAGATCGACGAGGACGAGCACGACGAAACCGGCACCGGCGTCGATATCTACAACATGATCAAGTTTGCCCGCTCCAACCAGAACACCTGCATCAACAACCGGCCGGTGGTCAAGGTGGGCGACAAGGTCAAGCGGGGCGACGTGATCGCCGACGGCCCCTCCACCGACATGGGCGAGCTGGCCCTGGGCCAGAACATCGTCGTGGCCTTCATGCCGTGGGGCGGCTACAACTACGAGGACTCCATCCTGGTGTCCGAGAAGATGGTGAAGGAAGACCGCTACACCTCGATCCACATCGAGGAGTTCGAGTGCGTCGCCCGGGACACCAAGCTGGGCAAGGAAGAGATCACCGCCGATATCCCCAACCTGGGTGAGGAAACCCTCAAGGACCTGGACGAATCCGGCATCATCCGCATCGGTGCCGAGGTCAGGCCGGGCGACATCCTGGTGGGCAAGATCACCCCCAAGGGCGAAACCCAGCTCTCCCCCGAGGAAAAGCTGCTGCGCGCCATCTTCGGCGAAAAGGCCGGCGATGTCCGCGACACCTCCCTGACCGTACCCCCGGGTGTGGAAGGGACGGTCATCGGCGCCAAGATCTTCTCCCGCAAGGGGAACGACAAGGATGCCCGCACCGAGCTGATCGAAAAGGCGGAAGAGAACAAGCTCCGCAAGGACGAGCAGGACGAGATCCGCATCATCCGCGATTCGGCCATCGGAAAGCTCAAACGCCTCCTGGTGGGCAAGACCCTGGCGGTCAAGCTGGAAGACGGGGAGGGGCTGCTGCTCCTGGCCAAGGGCAAGAAGATCACCGAGGAAACCCTGGACGGCGTGCCGCTGGATCGCTGGGCCGGCATCTCCGTCAGCGACGAAGGGGATACGGACGAGAAGGTAAGCCAGGTGCTGGATACCCTGAACCGCCAGATCGACCTGATTCACAGCGTCTTCGACGATAAGATACAGAAGCTCAAGCGCGGCGACGACCTGCCGCCGGGCGTGATCAAGATGGTCAAGGTCTACATCGCCATCAAGCGCAAGCTGCAGGTGGGCGACAAGATGGCCGGCCGCCACGGTAACAAGGGTGTCGTTTCCCGCATCCTGCCCGAAGAAGACATGCCGTACATGGAAGACGGCCGGCCGGTGGAGATCGTGCTCAACCCCCTGGGCGTTCCTTCCCGTATGAACGTCGGCCAGATCATCGAGACCCATCTGGGCTGGGCGGCCAAGGGTATCGGCTGGAAGATCGAGGAGATGCTGCAGAAGCACCTCTCCGAGGACAATCTCAAGGCATACCTCAAGGACGTGTACGACGACAAGGAACTCACCAAGTTCATCGACACCCTGGACCAGGAAGAGTTGCTGAAGGTCTGCCGCCGTCTGCAGCGGGGCGTTTCCATGGCCTCGCCGGTCTTCGAGGGCGCCTCGGAGGACAAGATCAAGGGGATGCTGCAAAAGGCCGGATTCCATTCCTCCGGCCAGGTCACCCTCTTCGACGGCCGCAGCGGCGAACCGTTCAAGCACAAGGTAACCGTGGGCGTGATGTACTTCCTCAAGCTGCATCACCTGGTTGACGACAAGATCCACGCCCGGTCCATTGGACCCTACAGCCTGGTTACCCAGCAGCCGCTGGGCGGCAAGGCCCAGTTCGGCGGCCAGAGGCTGGGCGAGATGGAGGTCTGGGCAATGGAGGCCTATGGCGCTTCCTACGCACTCCAGGAATTCCTTACGGTCAAGTCCGACGATGTCTCCGGCCGGACGCGGATGTACGAAGCCATCGTCAAGGGCAAGCACACCCTTGAGCCGGGCCTGCCGGAATCCTTCAACGTCCTCATCAAGGAACTCCAATCCCTCTGCCTTGACGTGGAACTGCTGGAAGGGGACGAGGAATAATTACAGATACCTTCGTAGACAGCCGGCCCGGCGTCGTTACGGAGCTTCAGAATAACGGAGGAGAGCAACGTGGAAGATTATTTCAGTTTTTTCGATAAACCAAAAGATCCACTCCACTTTTCAGCTATACGGATATCGGTTTCGTCGCCCGAGAAGATTCGGGAACGTTCCCACGGCGAGGTCAAGAAGCCGGAAACGATCAATTACCGCACCTTCAAACCGGAGCGGGACGGTCTGTTCTGCGCCAAGATCTTCGGTCCCACCAAGGACTACGAGTGCAACTGCGGCAAGTACAAGCGCATGAAGCATCGCGGCATCATCTGCGAAAAGTGCGGCGTTGAGGTTATCCCCTCCAAGGTGCGCCGGGAGCGGCTGGGACATATCGACCTGGCCACCCCGGTGGCCCATATCTGGTTCCTCAAGTCGCTGCCCTCCCGCATCGGCAACCTGCTGGACATCACCCTCAAGGACCTTGAGAAGGTCCTGTACTTCGAGGCGTTCGTCATCAGCGACCCCAAGAACACGCCGATGCAGTTCTGCGAGGTCATGTCGGAGGAGAAATACCTCAAGGCCCAGCAGGAATACGGCAGCGACGCCTTTGAAGGGGGCATGGGGGCCGAAGCCATCCGCAACTGCCTCCGTTCCATCGACCTGGACGAACTGGCGGTGTCGCTCCGTTCCGAGATGATGGAGTCCACCAGCGAGGCGAAGCGCAAAAAGACCGCCAAGCGCCTCAAGGTCGTGGAAGCGTTCAAGTCCTCGGGCAACAAGCCGGAGTGGATGATCCTGGAGTGCATCCCGGTCCTGCCGCCGGAACTGCGCCCCCTGGTGCCGCTGGATGGCGGCCGCTTCGCCACCTCCGACCTGAACGACCTGTACCGCCGGGTCATCAACCGCAACAACCGCTTGAAGCGCCTCTGCGAACTGCAGGCGCCCGAGGTGATCATCCGCAACGAGAAGCGGATGCTCCAGGAGGCGGTTGACGCGCTGTTCGACAACGGCCGCCGCGGCCGCGCCATCGCCGGCCCCAACAAGCGTCCCCTGAAATCCCTGTCCGACATGCTCAAGGGCAAGTCGGGCCGGTTCCGCCAGAACCTCCTGGGCAAGCGCGTCGACTACTCCGGCCGTTCGGTTATCGTCGTCGGCCCCGAGCTGCGGCTGCACCAGTGCGGCCTGCCGAAGAAGATGGCCCTGGAGCTGTTCAAACCCTTCATCTACAACAAGCTGGAAGAGCGCGGCTACGTCACCACCATCAAGAGCGCCAAGAAGATGGTGGAGAAGGAGCGCCCCGAGGTGTGGGACGTGCTGGAAGAGGTCATCAAGGAGCATCCGGTGATGCTCAACCGCGCCCCGACCCTGCACCGCCTCGGCATCCAGGCCTTTGAACCGGTGCTCATCGAGGGCAAGGCCATTCAGCTGCACCCGCTGGTTTGTACCGCCTTCAACGCCGACTTCGACGGTGACCAGATGGCCGTGCACCTCCCGCTCTCCATCGAGAGCCAGGTGGAGGCCCGCGTCCTGATGATGTCCACCAACAACATCCTGTCGCCGGCCCATGGCAAGCCGATCATCGTACCGTCCCAGGACATGGTTCTCGGCGCCTACTACATGACCCGCGATCGCCTGTACGAGCCGGACCCGGACGAAAGCGGCCGCGCCAAGGTCGATCCGGCCACCGGCAAGCTGATGTACCGCAAGGTCAAGGGCACCGGCAAGGTGTTCTCCTCGCCCGACGAGGTGCGCATCGCCTTCGATGCCGGCGAGGTCGATATGCAGGCCAAGGTCCGCGTGCGGATGAAGAACTTCGTGGACGACGAAAAACCGCAATTGATCGATACCACCATCGGGCGGGTCCTCATGCGGGAGATCCTGCCGCCCCAGGTGCCGTTCAGCACGATCAACAAGGTGCTCAACAAGAAGGAACTGTCCAACCTGGTGGACACCTGCTACCGCCTGGCCGACAGCAAGGAAACCGTTATCCTGGCCGACCGCCTCAAGGAGATGGGCTTCCGCTACGCCAACCTGGCCGGCATCTCCATCTGCCTTGACGACATGGTCATCCCGGAAGGAAAGGCGGCCATCATCACCAAGGCCGAGGACGAGGTCAAGGAGATCCAGAACCAGTACACCGAGGGTCTCATTACCGACGGCGAGCGCTACAACAAGGTCATCGACATCTGGGCAAAGGCGACTGAAGACATCGCCAAGGAGATGCTGGACAACCTCTCCAAGGAGAGCTTCATCGTGGACGGGGAGGATATCAAGGAGTCGTCCTTCAACGCCATCCACATGATGGCCGATTCCGGCGCCCGTGGTTCCGCCCAGCAGATCCGCCAGTTGGCCGGTATGCGTGGTTTGATGGCCAAGCCTTCCGGCGAGATCATCGAGACCCCCATTACCGCAAACTTCCGCGAGGGGCTGACGGTTCTCCAGTACTTCATCTCGACCCACGGTGCCCGTAAAGGTCTGGCCGATACGGCGCTGAAAACCGCCAACTCCGGTTATCTGACCCGCCGCCTGGTGGACGTTGCCCAGGATGCCATCATCACCGAGGACGATTGCGGCACCCTGGACGGTCTGGTCGTGTCGTCCCTGACCGAGGGGGGCGAGATCATCGAGCATATCGGCGACCGTATCCTGGGCCGCGTGGCCCTGGACGACATCCTCGACCCGGTTACGGGCGAGGTGTTGGTGGACGCCAACCAGGAGATCGACGAAAACCTGGTGAAGCGGATCGAGGACGCCGGCCTGGAGAAGGTCAAGATCCGTTCCGTGCTCACCTGCCAGAGCCGCCGCGGCATCTGCGCCAAGTGCTACGGCCGCGACCTGGCCCGCGGCCATATCGTCAACATGGGCGAAGCGGTCGGCGTCATTGCCGCCCAGTCCATCGGCGAGCCGGGTACCCAGCTGACCATGCGTACCTTCCACATCGGCGGTACCGCTTCCCGCCATGCCGAGCAGACCTCCCTGGAGGCCCGCACCGATGGTTCGCTCAAGTTCATCAACGTCAACAGCGTTGTGAACAACGAAGGGCACCATATCGTCATGAACCGTAACGGCGAGATCGCCGTCACCGACGAAACCGGCCGCGAACGCGAGAAATACACGGTCGTGTACGGCGCCAAGATCAGGATCGCCCCGGGCGGAGCCGTCAAACAGGGCGACACGCTGGCCGAGTGGGACCCCTACACCATGCCGATCCTCACCGAGGTCGCCGGTAAGGTCAAGTTCGGCGACATCCAGGAAGGCGTTACCATCGAGGAGCAACTGGACGAAGTCACCGGTCTCTCCCGCAAGGTCATCATCGAGACCAAGGATACGGACAAGCGTCCGCGCATCGCCATCAAGGATACTGCCGGCGACGGCAGCGGGACCATCGGCCGCTACTTCCTGCCGGTGGGCGCCAACATCTATGTCCAGGAAGATGCCCTGGTCAGCGCCGGCGACATCATCGCCAAGATCCCCCGCGAGACGACCAAGACCAAGGATATCACCGGTGGTCTGCCGCGCGTCGCCGAGCTGTTCGAGGCGCGCAAGCCCAAGGACTTCGCGGTTATCTCCGAGATCGACGGGCGGGTTACCTTCGGCAAGGATGCCAAGGGCAAGCGCAAGGTCGTCGTTACTCCCGAGGTCGGCGAACCGAAGGAATACCTGATCCCCAAAGGCAAGCACATCAGCGTCCACGAAGGGGACCACGTGCGTGCCGGCGAGGCGCTCATGGACGGTTCTTCGAACCCCCACGACATCCTCCGCGTACTCGGCGTCAAGGAACTGGCCAAGTACCTGGTGGACGAGGTCCAGGAGGTGTACCGTCTCCAGGGGGTCAAGATCAACGACAAGCATATCGAGACCATCGTGCGCCAGATGTTGCGGCGGGTCCGCATCAAAGAGGTCGGCGATACCAACCTGCTGGTGGATGATCAGGTGGAACGCTGGGTCTTCGAGGACGAAAACGAGAAGGTCTTTGCCGACGGCAAGCGCCCGGCCATCGCCGAACCGCTCTTGTTGGGCATCACCAAGGCTTCGCTCTCCACCGAGTCGTTCATCTCGGCGGCTTCCTTCCAGGAGACGACCAAGGTGCTGACCCAGGCCGCCATCGAAGGGAAGGTCGATTACCTGCGCGGCCTGAAGGAAAACGTCATCATGGGCCGCCTCATCCCTGCGGGAACGGGATTGGCGCGCTATCGCCATCTGCGTCTGCAGGCCGAAGCGCAGATGCAGGAGGCGGCACACCAGGAAGAACTGGTGGCTGACCTGTCGGACGACGAACAAGAAGCTGCATAAGTAGTGGATTATGCTGTGATTTGGTGGGGGAGGAGCGTGCCGTGCGCGCGCCTCCCCCACCGCAGCTAATAAAAATGAAGAAATTGTTTTTTTTAATTGACAGGTGCCGTTCGGATGTAGTAAATATACGGACCATTTGAGTTCGCCTGTGTAACAAGGTTCAGCGCAATAGCCATGAATGGAGATGTCGGTAAATTCCGACCCTACACCTATTCCATTCCCTTTCGCTTATTGTCATGTGCGCTGGATCGGTGGCTCGGAACCAAAACCATTGTTGTTGTATTGTTTGTCGGCTGCGCAAGTTTTCCGGCTTGTGCGTAGTGTCCTGTTTTTTTGTGGAAGCGGGCACAATTGGGTTGACATTTGCGTTTAAAATTTGTTAGTTTCACAATTCGCCTCTCGTGAGGGGTGAATCAGTGTGTCTGGATATTTTTGTGCTGGGAGAATAATGCGACTATGCCAACGATTAATCAGTTGATTCGTGAGGGCAGGGAAAAGAAGAAGGACAAATCGACGGCGCCTGCGCTGAAGTGCTGTCCCCAGAAGCGTGGCGTTTGCACGAGGGTTTATACGACTACCCCGAAAAAGCCGAACTCGGCTCTTCGTAAGGTTGCCAGGGTGCGTCTGACCAACGGGATTGAGGTTACCTCCTATATTCCGGGTGTCGGTCACAATCTTCAGGAGCACTCCGTTGTCCTGATTCGTGGCGGCAGGGTCAAGGACCTTCCGGGTGTTCGTTATCACATCGTTCGTGGCACTCTTGACTCGGTCGGCGTGAAGGACCGCAAGAAGAGCCGCTCCAAGTATGGGGCCAAGCGTCCGAAATAGATATTTGACCTGATTTGCTGAGGGGATAGATATGCCAAGAAGAAGAGAAGTACCCAAAAGAATCATTCTGCCGGACCCGAAATACAGCGACAAGGTGGTTGCCAAGCTGATCAATACGTTGATGCTGGCTGGCAAGAAGAGCGTTGCCGAGTCGATCCTGTACGGTGCGCTCGATCTGGTTGCCCAGCGGAGCAACGAAGAGGCTCTCAAGGTGCTCAAGAAGAGCCTCGACAACATCAAGCCGATGCTGGAAGTCAAGTCGCGCCGTGTTGGCGGTTCCACCTATCAGGTGCCCATCGAGGTTCGCCCGGATCGCCGCATGTCTCTGGCCATGCGCTGGCTGATCAAGTACTCGACCGCCCGCAGCGAAAAAAACATGAAGGACAAGCTTGCCGGCGAAATCCTCGACGCCTACAACAACAGGGGCGCCGCCGTCAAGAAGCGTGAAGACGTTCACAAGATGGCCGAGGCCAACCGCGCTTTCGCCCATTATCGTTGGTAATCATTCAACAGCATCACTTTTTTGGAGGATTTTGTGCCCCGCTTATCACCGCTTGAACAATACAGAAATATTGGGATCATGGCTCACATCGACGCCGGCAAGACGACGACGACCGAGCGCATCCTTTACTATACCGGTGTTTCTCACAAGATTGGTGAAGTGCACGAGGGTACTGCCACCATGGACTGGATGGAGCAGGAGCAGGAGCGTGGCATCACGATCACCTCTGCTGCGACCACCTGTAACTGGAAAGATTGCCGCATCAACATCATCGACACCCCGGGCCACGTGGACTTCACCATTGAGGTGGAGCGCTCCCTGCGTGTTCTCGACGGCGCGGTCGCGGTATTCTGTTCGGTTGGCGGCGTCGAGCCCCAGTCCGAAACGGTCTGGCGTCAGGCCGACAAATATCATGTACCCCGCATCGCCTTCATCAACAAGATGGACCGTATCGGCGCGGACTTCTTCCGCGGCGTGCAGATGATCAAGGATCGGCTCAAGGCCAATCCGCTCCCGATTCAGCTTCCGGTCGGCAAGGAAGAGAATTTCAAAGGCGTCATCGACCTGGTCACCATGAAGGCCATCATCTGGGAAGAAGAGGCCCTGGGCGCCAAGTTCCACGAAGAAGAGATTCCGGCCGACCTGCTTGAAGAGGCCAGGGAATATCGTGAGAAGATGATCGAGGAGATCTCCAGTCACGACGATGCGCTCATGGAGAAGTACCTGGGCGGCGAAGAGCTGACCGAGGCCGAGATCAAGGCTGCCATCCGTTCCTGCACCATCAACATCCAGATCTGCCCGGTCATTTGCGGTTCCTCGTTCAAGAACAAGGGCGTGCAGAACCTGCTCGACGCGGTCGTGGATTACATGCCTTCTCCGCTGGACATCCCCGCCATCAAGGGTATCGATGTGGACAGCGGTGAAGAGGTGGATCGCAAGGCGTCCGACGCCGAGCCGTTTTCCGCCCTCGGCTTCAAGATCATGACCGACCCGTTCGTCGGCCAGCTGACCTTCTTCCGCGTCTATTCCGGCGTGGTTGCCGCCGGGTCCTATGTCTACAACTCGACCAAGGGCAAGAAGGAGCGCATCGGCCGCATCCTGAAGATGCACGCCAACAAGCGCGAAGAGATCAAAGAGGTCTATGCCGGCGATATCGCCGCCGCAGTCGGCCTGAAATATACCACGACCGGCGACACCCTCTGCAATGAGGACAACCAGGTCATCCTCGAATCCATCGAGTTCCCGGAGCCGGTCATCTCCATCGCCATCGAGCCCAAGACCAAGGCTGACCAGGAAAAGCTGGGCATCAGTCTGGCCAAGCTCGCCAGCGAAGACCCTTCCTTCCGCGTCAAGACCGACGAGGAAACGGGTCAGACCATCATCTCCGGCATGGGCGAGCTGCACCTGGAGATTATCGTGGACCGTCTGATGCGTGAATTCAAGGTCGAGGCCAACGTGGGCAAGCCCCAGGTCGCGTACCGCGAAACCATCACCAAGAAGGTCAAGGTGGAAGGCAAGTTCGTCCGCCAGTCCGGTGGCCGCGGCCAGTACGGCCATGTCTGGCTCGAGGTCGAGCCGCAGGAAGCCGGCAAGGGCTTTGAGTTTGTCGATGCCATCAAGGGCGGTGTCGTGCCCCGCGAATACATCCCCGCCGTTGGCAAGGGCGTGCTGGAAGCCTGCGATAACGGTGTCCTGGCCGGCTTCCCGGTGGTGGACGTCAAGATCACCCTGATCGACGGTTCCTACCACGAGGTTGACTCTTCGGAAATGGCGTTCAAGATCGCCGGTTCCATGGGCTTCAAGGAAGGCTGCGCCAAGGCCGGCCCCATTATTCTCGAACCGATCATGTCGGTGGAGGTCGTTGTCCCTGAAGAGTACATGGGTGACGTCATCGGCGACCTCAACTCCAAGCGCGGCCGCATCATGGGCATGGATTCCCGTGCCGGCGCCCAGGTCGTGACCGCCATGGTGCCGCTGGCATCCATGTTCGGCTACTCCACGGACCTGCGTTCCG is a window of Geobacter sp. FeAm09 DNA encoding:
- the rplJ gene encoding 50S ribosomal protein L10; amino-acid sequence: MNKNSKQELVTEMHERLTRAKAVFLADFRGMSVGQATSLRNELRGASVEYKVFKNTLLDLAAKGTDAEPLSPYLAGPTAVAITYDDPVSAAKVLSKFAKDPQGKFVLKAGVLSGKLLDVKQIQALADLPSREVLIAKMLGSMQAPATNFVGVLAALPSSLVRALDAIRAQKAGN
- the rplL gene encoding 50S ribosomal protein L7/L12 — encoded protein: MAITKEEVISFIENMTVLELSELVKELEDKFGVSAAAPVAVAAAAGPAASAEPAEEKTEFDVILKAAGANKINVIKVVRALTSLGLKEAKDLVDGAPGTVKTGVSKQEAEDAKKQLVEAGAEVEIK
- the rpoB gene encoding DNA-directed RNA polymerase subunit beta produces the protein MAYSIANNHLLRKNFAKIKNIIDIPNLIDIQKNSYHRFLQQEVAPESRKNIGLEAVFRSVFPIKDFSESASLEYVSYTLNKPKYDVEECHQRGMTFAAPMKVKVRLVIWESGKETGVRAIKDIKEQEVYFGEIPLMTDNGTFIINGTERVIVSQLHRSPGVFYDHDKGKTHSSGKVLYSARVIPYRGSWLDFEFDHKDILYVRIDRRRKMPATVLLKALGYSVEQLLNYYYKSEEIFINGESLTKGIDPELLTLQKSTVDVVDPKSGEVIVKANRKYTKASIKKLSEHGIKTVPVAADGVIGRYASSDIIDPATGEVLVECNEEVTAAKFDEITARGVQSFSVLFIDNLHITSSFRDTLLVDKVASTDEALIEIYRRLRPGDPPTLKSSLALFDNLFFNPERYDLSAVGRLKLNYKLGLKVWPDCTVLNAPSQLAVEDILNPQELVARLAKGEDQFSQYLMMKLPAELVKTLKKSDLAQPVPEKLVEQVVQEFNNLFKDHDFFQKDVFAPMALSAATVKLSEVIDQGVFDENRRAIEILRRNRMIFEDLYADLIAASSKNDILEIVRYLIDLKNGRGTIDDIDHLGNRRVRAVGELLENQYRIGLVRMERAIKERMSLQEVENLMPHDLINSKPVSAVVKEFFGSSQLSQFMDQTNPLSEVTHKRRLSALGPGGLTRERAGFEVRDVHPTHYGRVCPIETPEGPNIGLIASLSTYARINEHGFVETPYRIVQDGKLTSEVRFFSALEEEGHAIAQANAEVDKSGRFVNDYVSARKSGEFILVHRDEIELMDVAPKQLVSVAAALIPFLENDDANRALMGSNMQRQAVPLLRADSPLVGTGMERIVAKDSGVSVIARHKGEVESVDASRIVIKIDEDEHDETGTGVDIYNMIKFARSNQNTCINNRPVVKVGDKVKRGDVIADGPSTDMGELALGQNIVVAFMPWGGYNYEDSILVSEKMVKEDRYTSIHIEEFECVARDTKLGKEEITADIPNLGEETLKDLDESGIIRIGAEVRPGDILVGKITPKGETQLSPEEKLLRAIFGEKAGDVRDTSLTVPPGVEGTVIGAKIFSRKGNDKDARTELIEKAEENKLRKDEQDEIRIIRDSAIGKLKRLLVGKTLAVKLEDGEGLLLLAKGKKITEETLDGVPLDRWAGISVSDEGDTDEKVSQVLDTLNRQIDLIHSVFDDKIQKLKRGDDLPPGVIKMVKVYIAIKRKLQVGDKMAGRHGNKGVVSRILPEEDMPYMEDGRPVEIVLNPLGVPSRMNVGQIIETHLGWAAKGIGWKIEEMLQKHLSEDNLKAYLKDVYDDKELTKFIDTLDQEELLKVCRRLQRGVSMASPVFEGASEDKIKGMLQKAGFHSSGQVTLFDGRSGEPFKHKVTVGVMYFLKLHHLVDDKIHARSIGPYSLVTQQPLGGKAQFGGQRLGEMEVWAMEAYGASYALQEFLTVKSDDVSGRTRMYEAIVKGKHTLEPGLPESFNVLIKELQSLCLDVELLEGDEE